From the genome of Halorussus caseinilyticus, one region includes:
- a CDS encoding MATE family efflux transporter, which yields MSLREQVGTLRERLSGTFKDQSDLDLTEGGIGWPLFYLSLPIVVTNLLQTAYNLADTFWLGQYSTKALAAISFAFPMVFLLISLGMGLSVAGSILVAQHVGADEEEQAEYAASQTVTFSLLASVVLGAVGYTFVGDFLAFLGASPDVLWRAEAYMQVISLGIAFMFGFFVFISLMRGYGDTVTPMLVMLGTVVLNVVVDPFLIMGWGPFPAMGIEGAAIATVLSRAMAMVVGLGIMFRGNRGVQIHLSQMTPDLDFFKKLLGIGIPASIEGTGRALSVNLLLYVVGLFPTTVVAAFGIGTRVFSVIFLPAIAVARGVETMSGQNIGADKPDRAASANDFAAKVMFGVLAAMGVVIFLGAHGVVAVFTDDPEVIDIGANFLRWVAPSFGFIGVMRAYTGGFRGAGKTLVAAAISIFMLGVVRLPVAWVGAQSFGPEGIWMAFLVSNVVGAVVAVLWFKRGTWRDADVRGEPKATSADD from the coding sequence GTGAGTCTGCGCGAGCAAGTCGGGACGCTCCGCGAGCGACTGAGCGGCACGTTCAAAGACCAGTCGGACCTCGATTTGACCGAGGGCGGCATCGGGTGGCCGCTGTTCTACCTCTCGCTACCCATCGTCGTGACGAACCTGCTCCAGACCGCCTACAACCTCGCCGACACGTTCTGGCTCGGCCAGTACAGCACGAAGGCATTGGCGGCCATCAGTTTCGCGTTTCCGATGGTGTTCCTGCTCATCTCGCTCGGGATGGGCCTGTCCGTCGCGGGGTCGATTCTAGTCGCTCAACACGTCGGTGCGGACGAGGAGGAGCAAGCCGAGTACGCGGCGTCCCAGACTGTCACCTTCTCGCTCCTCGCGTCGGTGGTGTTGGGTGCAGTCGGCTACACCTTCGTCGGGGACTTCCTCGCGTTCCTCGGGGCCTCGCCCGACGTTCTCTGGCGCGCGGAGGCGTACATGCAGGTCATCTCGCTCGGCATCGCCTTCATGTTCGGCTTCTTCGTGTTCATCTCGCTCATGCGGGGGTACGGCGACACGGTGACGCCGATGCTGGTGATGCTCGGGACGGTCGTCCTCAACGTCGTGGTAGACCCGTTCCTCATCATGGGTTGGGGTCCGTTCCCCGCGATGGGTATCGAGGGTGCGGCAATCGCCACCGTCCTCTCGCGGGCGATGGCGATGGTCGTCGGTCTCGGAATCATGTTCCGGGGGAACCGCGGCGTCCAGATTCACCTCTCGCAGATGACGCCCGACCTCGACTTCTTCAAGAAGTTGCTGGGAATCGGGATTCCGGCCTCCATCGAGGGGACCGGCCGCGCGCTGTCGGTCAACCTCCTGTTGTACGTGGTCGGCCTGTTCCCGACCACGGTGGTCGCGGCGTTCGGCATCGGAACTCGAGTGTTCTCGGTCATCTTCCTGCCCGCCATCGCGGTGGCCCGCGGCGTCGAAACCATGTCGGGCCAGAACATCGGCGCGGACAAACCGGACCGTGCGGCCAGCGCCAACGACTTCGCCGCGAAGGTGATGTTCGGCGTCTTGGCCGCCATGGGCGTCGTTATCTTCCTCGGCGCACACGGCGTCGTCGCAGTGTTCACCGACGACCCGGAGGTCATCGACATCGGCGCGAACTTCCTGCGGTGGGTCGCACCCTCCTTCGGGTTCATCGGAGTCATGCGAGCCTACACCGGCGGGTTCCGCGGCGCTGGCAAGACGCTGGTCGCGGCGGCAATCTCCATCTTCATGCTCGGCGTCGTCCGCCTGCCGGTCGCGTGGGTCGGCGCGCAGAGCTTCGGGCCGGAGGGCATCTGGATGGCGTTCCTCGTCTCGAACGTCGTCGGTGCCGTCGTCGCCGTCCTCTGGTTCAAACGCGGGACGTGGCGCGACGCCGACGTTCGCGGGGAACCGAAGGCCACGTCCGCGGACGACTGA
- a CDS encoding TetR/AcrR family transcriptional regulator has product MTASKADETTEDIVEATYCALCECGYAGLTMQDIADRSEASKSSLHYHYDTKHDLLLAFLDHLFESFADRFETDSDADPLDRFGALVDEVLDDSDDEARRDFRTAMLEIKAQAPYDEAFRERLTEFDDHVRECVRSVVADGVESGVFRADADPEATAEFVATVFDGAHTRAISTDSGLAHARRALADYVERDLLADGVDREVEFA; this is encoded by the coding sequence GTGACTGCGAGCAAAGCCGACGAAACCACGGAGGACATCGTAGAGGCGACCTACTGCGCGCTCTGCGAGTGCGGGTACGCCGGGTTGACGATGCAGGACATCGCCGACCGGTCCGAGGCGAGCAAGTCGTCGCTCCACTACCACTACGACACCAAACACGACCTTCTGCTTGCGTTTCTGGACCACCTCTTCGAGTCGTTCGCCGACCGGTTCGAGACCGATTCCGACGCCGACCCCTTAGACCGATTCGGGGCGCTGGTGGACGAGGTGTTGGACGACTCCGACGACGAGGCCCGTCGGGACTTCCGGACCGCGATGCTGGAAATCAAAGCCCAAGCACCCTACGACGAGGCGTTTCGGGAGCGTCTGACCGAGTTCGACGACCACGTTCGGGAGTGCGTCCGGTCCGTCGTCGCCGACGGTGTGGAGTCGGGCGTCTTCCGGGCCGACGCCGACCCGGAGGCGACTGCGGAGTTCGTCGCCACGGTCTTCGACGGCGCTCACACCCGCGCGATTTCGACCGACAGCGGACTGGCCCACGCGCGCCGGGCGCTAGCCGACTACGTGGAGCGCGACTTACTGGCCGACGGGGTGGACCGGGAGGTCGAATTCGCGTGA